Proteins from a single region of Chengkuizengella sediminis:
- a CDS encoding cytochrome c-type biogenesis protein CcmH gives MKKFVFLLIFLLLLSVNVIFAEEDFDYSSKEFQSIVSMLSMEGHSGDDLATCPVKQTYYNEVAELMAQGKTKDEILNDYVDQLGEEALAAPIKTGFSLTAWITPFFLLFVATFLVYFLIKKWVRPNQTSDLNREFIDETENEILLSVIEKERKKYF, from the coding sequence ATGAAAAAATTCGTTTTTTTGCTCATTTTCTTATTACTATTATCAGTTAACGTGATTTTTGCAGAAGAAGATTTTGATTATAGTTCTAAAGAATTTCAATCCATTGTGAGTATGTTGTCTATGGAAGGTCATAGCGGTGATGATTTAGCAACTTGTCCTGTCAAACAAACTTATTACAATGAAGTTGCAGAATTAATGGCACAGGGGAAAACCAAAGATGAAATTTTAAATGATTACGTTGATCAGTTAGGGGAAGAAGCTTTAGCAGCCCCAATTAAAACGGGTTTTAGTCTCACCGCATGGATCACCCCATTTTTTTTATTGTTTGTAGCAACATTTCTAGTTTATTTCTTAATTAAAAAATGGGTAAGGCCAAATCAAACTAGTGACTTAAATCGAGAATTTATAGATGAAACAGAAAATGAAATCTTATTATCTGTTATTGAGAAAGAACGGAAAAAGTATTTTTAA
- a CDS encoding heme lyase CcmF/NrfE family subunit translates to MHNIGDLTIYLGLAISIYSFIAFIVGVIKQDQKWVNSGKNGVLTLFLLTSITVILLLYALATSQFQFKYVSMYTSSDLPIVYKLSALWAGNAGSLLLWTFLLTMYTAMVAFSNKMKGNPMVPYVSTIMLGNAIFFYFILATTTKPFELNDLIPSEGNGLNPMLQDPGMIIHPITLYLGYVGLAVPFAFAIAALILKNVDSFWIRMTRRWTLLAWLFLTLGNLLGGYWAYLELGWGGYWAWDPVENASFMPWLTVTAFLHSVMIQERKGMLKVWNLSLIILSYALTLFGTFLVRSGVLTSVHAFGDTNLGTYFLIFMGIAVIFAMYVMMSRYHLLKKDSDYFESFLSKESSFLINNLILVGAAFAVFWGTIFPLISEAVRGTKVTVGVPFFNTVMSPILLALLFIMAICPLIAWQKSTIKNLQKNFLIPALLTFIVAVLLFTLGIRTTYPIIGFTIVAFMLFTHISEIYRGVKARRSVTLESYPIALIRLISKNRRRYGGYTVHFGIALIAIGIIGSQNFSVESMKTVAIGEKINIADFEITYENLAQKSEGLNDIIFADLKVQKNGKQLGYIQPEKIFYGNWQQPSTEVGMISSWQEDLYIVISAWERDLRATFVVRVNPLVKWIWTGGVVVVIGTLFAIWGGRQNQVIPRYRGTQRKVT, encoded by the coding sequence ATGCATAATATCGGAGATCTGACAATCTATTTGGGTTTAGCTATTTCTATTTATTCATTCATTGCATTCATTGTTGGAGTGATAAAACAAGATCAAAAATGGGTGAATAGTGGCAAAAATGGAGTCTTGACATTATTTCTTCTTACAAGTATAACAGTAATTCTTCTATTATATGCCCTAGCAACCAGTCAATTTCAATTTAAATATGTATCCATGTATACAAGTAGTGATTTACCAATCGTATATAAACTTTCAGCTTTATGGGCAGGTAATGCGGGATCACTATTACTGTGGACATTTTTATTAACGATGTACACTGCAATGGTTGCATTTTCTAATAAAATGAAAGGAAATCCGATGGTTCCTTATGTTTCTACAATTATGTTAGGGAATGCAATCTTTTTTTATTTTATTTTAGCAACGACTACAAAACCATTTGAACTTAACGACTTGATTCCTTCTGAAGGTAACGGATTAAATCCAATGCTACAGGATCCAGGTATGATTATTCACCCCATTACTCTCTATTTAGGTTATGTAGGTTTAGCTGTTCCATTTGCTTTTGCGATAGCTGCGTTGATTTTAAAAAACGTAGATTCCTTTTGGATACGTATGACAAGACGGTGGACTTTATTAGCATGGTTGTTTTTAACTCTTGGGAATTTATTGGGAGGATATTGGGCTTATTTGGAGTTAGGCTGGGGTGGATATTGGGCATGGGATCCAGTAGAGAACGCATCATTTATGCCCTGGTTAACGGTGACAGCATTTCTACATTCCGTCATGATACAAGAGCGAAAAGGAATGTTAAAGGTTTGGAATTTGTCTTTAATTATATTGTCTTATGCCCTAACGTTGTTCGGTACATTTTTAGTACGAAGTGGTGTCTTAACTTCTGTACATGCTTTTGGAGATACAAATTTAGGAACTTACTTTCTAATTTTTATGGGCATAGCTGTTATTTTTGCAATGTATGTCATGATGAGTAGGTATCATTTACTAAAAAAAGATAGCGATTATTTTGAATCTTTTCTTTCAAAAGAAAGCAGCTTTTTAATTAACAATTTAATTTTAGTAGGTGCAGCATTTGCCGTATTTTGGGGCACGATATTCCCACTAATTTCTGAGGCAGTAAGAGGTACTAAAGTAACAGTTGGCGTACCGTTTTTTAACACTGTAATGTCTCCGATATTGTTGGCATTGTTGTTTATCATGGCCATTTGTCCACTAATTGCTTGGCAAAAATCAACAATAAAAAACTTACAGAAGAATTTTTTAATTCCAGCATTGTTAACTTTCATTGTTGCGGTCCTTTTATTTACTTTGGGGATAAGAACTACATATCCTATCATCGGATTTACTATTGTTGCATTTATGTTGTTCACACATATTTCTGAAATATACCGTGGGGTTAAAGCAAGACGTTCTGTTACTCTAGAAAGTTATCCAATAGCACTCATTCGCTTAATCTCAAAAAATCGTCGGCGTTACGGAGGTTATACCGTACATTTTGGAATTGCATTGATTGCCATAGGTATTATAGGTTCACAGAATTTTAGTGTGGAGTCTATGAAAACTGTTGCTATCGGTGAAAAGATAAACATAGCAGACTTTGAGATTACATATGAAAATTTAGCTCAAAAAAGTGAAGGCCTCAACGATATCATATTTGCTGACTTAAAAGTTCAAAAGAATGGAAAACAGTTGGGTTATATTCAACCAGAAAAAATCTTTTATGGTAATTGGCAACAACCTTCAACTGAAGTTGGGATGATAAGCAGTTGGCAAGAAGATCTATATATTGTGATAAGTGCATGGGAAAGAGACTTACGTGCAACTTTTGTGGTTCGTGTTAATCCGTTAGTAAAATGGATTTGGACTGGTGGAGTTGTAGTAGTCATTGGTACATTATTTGCTATTTGGGGGGGCAGACAAAATCAAGTCATTCCAAGATATCGTGGAACTCAAAGAAAAGTTACTTGA
- a CDS encoding cytochrome c maturation protein CcmE — protein MKKNKKMLIGFSTVFVAILILLIGATTKTSGSELTLQEIIQEPHKFQERFIMTQGDLIEKSIQWNADLIELSFQIEDEFGNVLSVVHQGVKPDNFSEDVIVIVEGFVHDDGTFNAEKVQTKCPSKYEGEEYDPELHEKEME, from the coding sequence ATGAAAAAGAATAAAAAGATGCTCATAGGTTTTAGTACAGTTTTTGTTGCAATTCTTATTTTATTAATTGGAGCTACAACAAAAACTAGTGGGTCTGAGCTTACTTTACAGGAGATTATACAAGAGCCTCATAAATTTCAAGAACGTTTTATTATGACACAGGGTGACTTAATAGAAAAGTCTATTCAATGGAATGCTGACCTAATTGAACTGAGTTTCCAAATAGAAGATGAATTCGGGAATGTGTTATCCGTTGTCCATCAGGGTGTTAAACCAGATAATTTCAGTGAAGATGTGATTGTGATTGTTGAAGGTTTTGTTCATGATGATGGTACCTTCAATGCAGAGAAGGTTCAGACGAAATGTCCTTCAAAATATGAAGGAGAAGAATACGATCCTGAGTTACATGAAAAAGAGATGGAATAG